One region of Amphiprion ocellaris isolate individual 3 ecotype Okinawa chromosome 9, ASM2253959v1, whole genome shotgun sequence genomic DNA includes:
- the LOC129347274 gene encoding uncharacterized protein LOC129347274 gives MAEADIEMDNMAKDTEDTIDDIEKDTEDLSEEERSKMEKKAAKARRDVQEFSRVREFLKPLADMAKTYLPKVAMFIGQNIAMGVILWGVNKVLNKTSHQDPQKSSDVKKKVAAINALITVIKTQGDLGKKTFEWMKEHKDEVITLDETDVPLESVISKYITPISESVDAAFKIAQKLKYKLDGEVQFNIPTGEDMREFLTAGDAFLKGYSDLVAFIPTKVQKIEQLATFPVKQADIDLLTTQLKDAKHLPLW, from the exons ATGGCAGAAGCTGACATAGAAATGGATAACATGGCTAAAGATACTGAAGACACTATAGATGACATTGAAAAAGACACTGAAGATTtatcagaagaagaaagaagcaaaatggaaaagaaagcaGCTAAAGCCCGCAGAGATGTTCAAGAGTTCTCCAGAGTTCGAGAGTTTTTAAAACCCCTCGCTGACATGGCCAAAACATACCTACCGAAGGTAGCAATGTTTATTGGGCAAAATATAGCTATGGGTGTTATCTTGTGGGGAGTAAATAAGGTCCTCAACAAAACATCCCACCAAGACCCCCAAAAAAGTTCAGATGTGAAAAAGAAGGTTGCTGCCATTAATGCACTCATCACTGTGATCAAGACTCAAGGGGATTTAGGTAAGAAGACCTTcgagtggatgaaggagcacaAAGATGAAGTAATTACCTTGGATGAGACTGATGTGCCACTGGAATCGGTGATTTCAAAATATATCACACCCATATCTGAG tCTGTTGATGCAGCCTTCAAGATAGCACAAAAGCTGAAGTACAAGTTGGATGGAGAAGTTCAGTTCAATATCCCGACTGGAGAAGACATGAGAGAATTCCTTACAGCTGGTGATGCATTTCTCAAAGGCTACAGTGACCTGGTTGCCTTCATCCCCACAAAGGTGCAGAAGATTGAACAGCTGGCAACCTTTCCAGTGAAACAGGCAGACATCGACCTTCTTACAACTCAGCTGAAAGATGCCAAGCACTTACCTTTGTGGTAA
- the LOC111588863 gene encoding uncharacterized protein LOC111588863 — protein MAEIEEIIEGVEESIEGASEEAEGASEEIQEEVGAEVAEASSEVAEFSEVVGMLKTFANCAKTNILKIAKFILEYGAIGAILWGVNVGLNKLIIKDPQQSSDVKKKRTAIKALTTVIKTETDLGKKTLEWMKDHQDDQITLAGFDVPLESVIAKYITPISEAVDRAFDIAKSLQEKLDGKVQHKVPTGEDMREILTTGDAFHKGFNDLVAFISKNVQKIEQLATFPVKQADIDLLTTQLKDAKDLPLW, from the exons ATGGCAGAAATTGAGGAAATAATTGAAGGTGTTGAAGAATCCATTGAAGGTGCTTCAGAAGAAGCTGAAGGAGCGTCAGAAGAAATACAAGAGGAAGTAGGAGCTGAAGTGGCTGAAGCCAGCAGCGAGGTTGCAGAGTTCTCCGAAGTTGTTGGGATGTTAAAAACCTTCGCTAACTGTGCCAAAACAAACATACTGAAGATAGCAAAATTTATCTTGGAATATGGAGCTATTGGTGCTATTCTTTGGGGAGTAAATGTGGGTCTCAACAAATTAATCATCAAAGATCCCCAACAAAGTTCagatgtgaagaagaaacgtACTGCCATTAAGGCACTCACCACCGTGATCAAGACTGAAACTGACTTGGGTAAGAAGACCTTGGAGTGGATGAAGGATCATCAAGATGACCAAATTACCCTGGCTGGGTTTGATGTGCCACTGGAATCGGTTATTGCGAAATATATCACACCAATATCTGAG gCTGTTGATAGAGCCTTCGATATAGCAAAAAGCCTGCAAGAAAAGTTGGATGGAAAAGTTCAGCACAAAGTCCCAACTGGAGAAGACATGAGAGAAATCCTTACAACTGGTGATGCATTTCACAAAGGCTTCAATGACCTGGTCGCCTTCATCTCTAAAAATGTGCAGAAGATTGAACAGCTGGCAACCTTTCCAGTGAAACAGGCAGACATCGACCTTCTTACAACTCAGCTGAAAGATGCCAAGGACTTACCTTTGTGGTAA